In a genomic window of Phoenix dactylifera cultivar Barhee BC4 unplaced genomic scaffold, palm_55x_up_171113_PBpolish2nd_filt_p 000058F, whole genome shotgun sequence:
- the LOC103697610 gene encoding transcription repressor OFP5, producing MKWGRKQEAKQQQEEKEKQHSTSTFSISNILPLCWFSKLRNLSSKPKATPSKPMRNAAGPVSFPPPPPSPRHRSASDHLSFSPAVLDRLVARFPASFRDAGDAPRRRSIGEDDSLLARDRTSHRRVIARSNRHNSVGDLDFRPPPPYSFSDRRPNFELAQSQPLGHLIPFSTRSSRRRPRNLEPASESEKSESDPSRLRHRRLRRRKRRSKAGREGGGASEEAEGLPARRTKPPPATDPDRTEENRGGGEARKSISGRIRPKVRVCSPRPSVASRAEMGRAKARRRAEAEEKKGLESFAVVKCSCDPQKDFRESMVEMIWEKGIGRPEELESLLACYLSLNSDEHHDVIVKVFRQVWFDLNPERFSSRRFND from the coding sequence ATGAAATGGGGAAGGAAGCAAGAAGCCAAGCAGCagcaagaagagaaggagaagcagCATTCCACTTCCACtttttccatctccaacatcctTCCACTTTGTTGGTTTTCGAAGCTAAGGAATTTGAGTTCCAAACCCAAGGCCACGCCCTCCAAACCCATGCGAAATGCGGCCGGACCCGTCTCctttccgccgccgccgccttctCCTCGCCACCGCTCCGCCTCCGACCATCTCTCCTTTTCCCCCGCTGTCCTTGACCGCCTCGTCGCCCGATTCCCCGCCTCCTTCCGCGACGCCGGGGACGCCCCCCGCCGGCGATCCATCGGAGAGGATGACAGCCTCCTCGCCCGGGACAGGACGAGTCACCGGCGAGTAATCGCCCGATCCAACCGACATAACTCGGTAGGCGATCTCGACTTCAGGCCGCCGCCGCCCTACTCGTTCAGCGACCGCCGACCGAACTTCGAACTCGCCCAGTCGCAGCCGCTGGGCCATCTGATCCCCTTCTCGACGAGGTCGTCCCGGCGACGGCCCCGCAATCTCGAGCCCGCCTCGGAGAGCGAGAAGTCCGAAAGCGATCCCTCTCGGCTGCGCCATCGCCGGTTGCGGCGGCGAAAGCGGAGGAGCAAGGCAGGAAGAGAAGGCGGCGGGGCTTCGGAGGAAGCGGAGGGGCTTCCGGCGCGGAGAACGAAGCCTCCTCCGGCCACCGATCCCGATAGGACGGAGGAGAATCGCGGGGGCGGAGAGGCGCGGAAGTCCATCAGCGGGAGGATTCGGCCCAAGGTTAGGGTTTGTTCCCCGCGGCCGTCGGTGGCATCGCGGGCAGAGATGGGAAGGGCAAAGGCGCGGAGGAGAGCGGaggcggaggagaagaaggggttGGAGAGCTTCGCGGTGGTGAAGTGTTCGTGTGATCCGCAGAAGGATTTCAGGGAATCGATGGTGGAGATGATATGGGAGAAGGGAATCGGACGGCCGGAGGAGCTCGAGAGCTTGCTGGCGTGCTACCTGTCCCTCAACTCGGACGAGCACCATGACGTTATCGTAAAAGTTTTCCGGCAGGTCTGGTTCGACCTCAACCCGGAACGGTTCAGCTCCCGCCGCTTCAATGATTAA